Genomic window (Mobula birostris isolate sMobBir1 chromosome 20, sMobBir1.hap1, whole genome shotgun sequence):
tcatagatTCAGTCTCTCATTCCCTGTTCAGCCTCCCCAATGTATTGCGTAGAGACTGTCCGAGCTCTCCCCTCTTCAGAATTAAACCCATGATATTTCTGTATCCCTTACAAACAATTCAATGCTATACGGTTCCCTGACCCAGTGTACACACATCGCTCCGCTGTCCGGAAGGGTCTCTTCCACACTAGCCATTTGTTCTCAGTGGTCACAGCATCACGACAAAGACTGAGAGCTGTCTGCTCGCTGGTCTCCGacacaaacactcacagacacacaaagaGACGGACAGACACGCATGCGGACACATAGAAACACATAGAAATACTGACACACAGAGATATTTTAATAAGGAATGCATTTGAAACTCTGAACTTTTTAAGATGGAAGCAGCTATTTTGCAAACTGTTTGAAATGATACTTGCTCTGGAAATACCTCATGTGCATGTGGGGATGTCGTCGGGTTTGGGGGTGCACATGGAAAAGGGGCACACTGATTTTCGGATGTGCGCATATTTCAGGATCTGTCGGTGCATTTGAGGGCGCACATGGATTTCAGAGTGCTGATGAATTTGGGGGTACACACTGACTTGGGGGTTGCGTGCACGTTTCAGGGTGCATATGGATTTGGGTTTGCACACAAATTTGGGTATGTTGAAGGATTTGGGGATGCACGCTGTTTGGGGGATCCGAAGATTTAGGTGTGTGATGATTCACAAGGTTGTTTCATTCATAGATATTTTAATAACAAATACACTTAGAACTTTGATTTTGCTATTTGATTTAAGCAGCTAATCTGTGTATTATTTGAAGCGAGttttgctctgggataatctaatgtGCATGTGGGGGTGGCGTGGGGATGGAGTGCGAACAGATTTCTGTATGTCGTTGGAGCTTAGGGTGTTGGCAGGTTCAGGGTGAGCACGGAATTGGAGGTGCAAGCAGATTTGAAGATTGCGCTGATTTAGGGGTGTTTAGCGAATATGGGGGTGCGGAGGTATTTATGGATGAGCGCAGAAATAGGGTCTGTCAGCGAatatgggggtgtcagtggattTGGGGGAACCTACTGAGGTGAAGATGGTTTTCCGGAGGTGCGCAGATTAGAAATGTTATCGGATTTGGGGTTGCACACGGATTTTGGGATTTGGTAGACATGGATGTGTTCATGGATTTCGGGTGCGCGCATATCTCACGGTTCTCAGGATGTGGCGGTGTGGTGAATCAAAAAGTTGTTTCATTTGTAGGTAATTTAAACGATAAATGCAGTTTGAAAGTTGAAATTTGTTCTTGCTAACTTATTAAGGTGGACCTCCTTGAAATGATATTTCCTCTGCTATAATCTGATGTGTATGTCGGGGTTTCAGCGGGTTTACGTTGCACATGGAATTGGGGTGCACACTGATTCAgtggatacaggcttgggattGTGCGCTGATTTAAGAGGACGTCAACGAATATGCGGGTGAATACGCATGTGGACGTGTGTTTAGTTTTTGCACGTTGTTCTTGCTATTTTTAAGGTGGAGACAGAAGTTTTGTGAAGCGTTTGAAATGCTTCCTGCCCTGGGATAGACTCATGTGTTGGTGTACCACGGATTTGGGGATGTGCGAATATTTCGGAGTCTGTCAGCGAAAGTGTGAGTACCCATGGATTTTGGGGTGTCAGTTGCTTTTGGGGTGCACACTGATTTGAAAGTTGAATGAGGGTTTGCCGGTGAGCAGAGATTTATGGCTGTACACAGATTTTCAGATGTATGGAGAGTTGGGTGAGTTGGCGGATTCGGGGGTGAACACTGACTTTGAGGAGATGTTAGATTTGGAGGTTTTTCGAATCTCCAGGTTGTTTCGTTATAGATAACGCGATATGAACTTTGACCTCTGTACTTGTTTTTTAAATGGAAGCAGACATTCTGTGAACTATTTCATATGATGCTTGCGCTGGGATGATCTAATGTGCACGTGGGAGAATCAGCCGGTCCGGGTCCGCAACGGATTTGGGGGTGCAGACCGGTTTGAGAATATACGCTCATTTAGGAGTGCTTTGGGGAATATGAGGGGGGTGCACAGGGATTTGGGAATGTGGACAGGAATGGGTGTCTGCCAGCTAATATTAGGGTGCATGTGAATTGAGCGCATACATGAACTTAGATGTACACGGATTTCGGGGCCCACACCTATCCGTGTGTCAGTGCGAATTTGAGTATGTGCAGAGATTTGGGACTGTTGGTGGATTTCAGAGTGCATACGGATTTTGGGGGTTCGGTAGTTTTGGAGCATACATTCGGGGTGTGAATGTATTTGAAGGGTTCTGAGGAGTTGGAGGTGTGACGACTATCAGACTATTTTTATTTAGtaataatttaataataaatgcattttCAACGTTGCACTTGGTTCTTCCTATTTTGTAAGGTGGAGGCGGCCGTTTTGTGAACTATTTGAAATGACTTTTCTCTGAGGTGATCCAATATGCAAGTGTGTCTGCTGATTTGGAGCtctgacgaatctcaaggttgtttcattTGTACATAGATTAATAATGAATGCAATTTGAATTTTAACCTCTGTTCTTGATTTTTATGGTTCAGGCAGCCATTTTGTGAAGTGTTTGAAACGAGAGGTCGGGAGCATGTGCAGTTTACGGAGACAgaggggaagggactgaaccgagGGGATAAATTGAACTGGATGTCTATGGATACGTGTAGAGTCAGGCCGGGTCAGGCAGAATCAATGGGTTGatccacacagagacacagaaacACCCTACACAGAACGGCAGTTCCTTGTCCGCCTCTCCAGCGCTCCGCCGTGTTCTTTAACACACAGGTGGTGATATGATTAAAACAGACTCAACCCCCTACTAGACTGCCGAGTTTCATGGCCATGTATTAGGGTTAAGGGTGGGTCCTTGTCGAGCACCGAAATGTTCTGACTGTGACTGAGTCACTGAAGATGTTGGAGGGTTTTGTGGATATGAAAGTGTTTATTCACCATCACAAGCAAATCTTTTCTTGGCTACCGCCTGATTAGAGTCCCCCAAACACAAACTACTCTATTACAAAAGTTTATACTCTCGAGCAGAATGTAACAGTGGGTGATTCAATACACTTTCACAAGCTGCAATGACGTAATTTACTTCCATATTCCGTGTCTCTCAAATGGCTCCATTGGAGTACATTCATACAGTGAAGCACTTTTCATTGATGAGAAACAACTGAAGGTTCCGTGAATTTTGGGACAAATTaattcacacaaacagtccaaaCATTGCTCCAGTTAAATATTTAATTACAATCTGTCACTTGGGGGGTTGCACCTGCCTGACGTAATGGtttgtaaataattttaaaacagttacttttaaatctgttgaaatcTGTCCCTGTGGAGTCGCTAAATGGTATTAAAAACCCCAGGCATGTGCTGCCTCAACATTTCATTCCGAGAGATCGCCTGTAGCACAGTGGGGACAGATCATTGGACAGAGAAAATGCCTGCAATGCTAGAGAGGTACCAGAGTGTGGAGAAAATACTGTACGTGTTCATTGCTGtcattggagttcctggtgagtgagcgGAGTAATTCATGTTTGGTATTTCTGTGTGTTAACCATGTGAATCTGTTTATGatcatttgacaagcttctaACGTGATGATCATTGTACAAATATTCGTCAGAGATATTCATCCTGTCAGTTCACACTCTGAGATTTCATATTTAATGACAAGCGGAACTGAACTCCAATCTCTCATCTAACTCACGGGATCGACTCGAACGTTGTTCTTGCCTTCAGTGACACCTTGTCCGGAGTTGTCCCAGTGTGGGGACAGGCAGCTCTCCCGCAAGCTGTGACTGGGATGGGTTTACGTTGTAAAGTTCACTGTTTCTGAGTTATTGATCAGAGATAACCCCTGGTCCTGTATTTCATGTCTCCCTGTGGAGTCTGTCACAGTTGGATCTCATTGCCTGTCGGTCAATAATTGGGTCTGATCATCTGAACCACTGTCCACGTATCTGCTGCCGCGTGTTATCGAATTGAACTGCGCTGCGGAATTAATCCATTAACGGAGCCTCTCAGTCTCAGGTTACTGAGTTGTTCCTGATTTCCCTCTGAGACGCGTCGTAAATCTGGACACCGCTTCGTCCTGTACAAAAGTCTCGGCACAACACCAAAGTCTGTTCAATTCCATGTATGCTGCACGACGTGCTGAGcccctccagtattgtgtgtgtgtttctaccCTCTGTACCCCTTCTGAGCCCCATCAGATGCTGAGTTTCCGGAGACCTGGTCAGTCACGGTTAAATCAGCGAAACCAGCCCCATCAGCGACTGGAATCGGGATCAGCACCGATCGTTGTTGTTCATGCAGATCGCTTTTATCGCCGACAATTCTGCACACATTGTCTTATCTCCGCACTGAAGAAGGCAGGTCAGAGACAGTTTGACCCGTGTTTGATGTTAGATTAGCAGCCTCTCACAGATTCCAGCACTCCtgagtttctctctctccctcccccgtccccgtctctcacccccctcccgcctcccccacacacagtgaatttagtggcgattgtgatcctgtcccggggaaagtgcggcctctctacctgcaccactcgctacctggtggccatggcagcggccgatctactGACCATTGTCACCGAGGTCATTTTGTATCGAATCAATTGGTATTACTTCCCGTGGAATTTTCTGAGCATCACCCCTATCTGCAGTGTTATTGCTGTAATGAGGTTCACAGCCAcacactgttctgtctggttcaccgtcactttcacctttgatcggtttgtcgccatttgccgccagaagctgaaaacaaaatattgcaccgagaaaaCTGCGACTGTGGTACTAACAACAACCGGTGTACTGTTCTGTTTGAAAAATATTCCCCGCTACTTCATGTTTGAGCCCACAGAGATCATCGACAACGTATCGTGGTTCTGTACAGTCATGGAAAGTTACTTCACTGACCCCGGCTGGGTCGGATATGACTGGCTCGATATAGTTTTAACCCCTTTCATCCCTTTCGCTGTCATCCTGCTGctgaacgctctgacagtcagacacattttagtggccaggcgggtccgtaaggggctgaagggtcagagcaagtGGGAGAAcagcagtgacccggagatggagagcaggaggaggtctgtggttttactcttcaccctctccggcaacttcatcctcctgtggataACAATTGTTGTAAATTTCATATATTATCAGCTCTCGGGGAAAGGATTCAACTTCAATGATTCAGAATGTATTTTTATCTTCGTCGGGGCTTTATTGAggaatttcagctgctgcacaaacacgtttatttacgcggtgactcagTCAAAATTCTCGGAGCAGATAATTAGGGCTGTGAAATATCCGGTCACCTCGGTGCTTCATTTTATTAATAAAGACGCGTCCTGAGCACAAGCCGGAGGCCGCCGCAGTGTCTTGAGTTCGGACTCAGGCTCCTCACATTCACCGCCTgatctcatagaacatagaacatagaatagtacagcacattacaggcccttcggcccacaatgttgtgccgaccctcaaaccctgcctcccatataacgccccaccttaaattcctccatatacctgtctagtagtctcttaaatttcaccagtgtatccgcctccaccactgactcaggcagtgcagtccatgcaccaaccactctctgagtaaaaagcttcctctaatatcccccttgaacttcccaccccttacctgaaagctatgtcctcttgtattgagcagtggtgccatggggaagaggcgctggctatccactctatctattcctcgtattatcttgtacacctttatcatgtctcctctcatcctccctctctccaaagagtaaagccctgctccctcagcctctgatcataatgcatactctctaaaccaggcagcatcctggtaaatctcctctgtacccattccaatgcttccacattcttcctatagtgaggcgaccagaactggacacagtactccaattgtggcctaaccagagttttatagagctgcatcattacatcgggactcttaaactctatccctcgacgtaTGAAAGCTAAcgctccataagctttcttaactaccctatctacctgtgaggcaactttcagggatctgaggacatgtacccccagatccctctgctcctccacactaccaagtatcttaccatttactttgtactctgccttgaagtttgtccttccaaagtgtaccacctcacacttctcagggttgacctccatctgccacttctcagcccacttctgcatcctatcaatttctctctgcaatctttgacaattctctacactatctacaacaccactaacctcctcccctccctatcccttgtaaagcactgaaatccaggaatattgaaaatccattcctgcccttttGCCAGACAAGTCTGTATAATGGCCAcgacgtcataattccatgtatgtatccaagctctcagttcatcacctttgatcctgatgcttcttgcattgaagtacacgcattctggtccttctaccttactacctttacaccctttattctgtttctctttcctcaaagcctctctgatggcctggttgaagacgctgttcctggaacctgttggtcctggcttttaagctgtgatactgtttcccggatggtagcaactgggatgagtgagtgagtgaatcAACTCCGATAGTTCTGTATCAATTCTCCGTCAATTCATCAAGCCAAATGTCAGATGTAGAGAATCCCTGGAACAATCAATCCTGTTGAAGAGCTGATCTTCCGTGAATAAATGCTGGTGTCCTCTCCACACCTTGTTTCCCCTGAAGTTCACTgaattaaaacagaaaacttcACTTCAGACACAAAGCACTTTTCTAGCTGGGAtgagatacttcttcatctccaaGGGTCAGCAACTGATATATTGGAATCACAAAGGAAACATCTGGTCACTCCTTAAACATCTGGACAGGGTGTCGCTGTGTTTAAGATTGCTGCACACAAATGATTTTTGCTGTTTCTTGCCTGTAAAAATAATTACAAAAAGACGGATTGAATTTTGGGATGTCTGGTCATGAACTTCGGTGGGAGAAATAAAAGTGtcaactattttctaactggagagtCATTTCAAAACTGTCAAAGAGACATCTGAATCCTCGTGCaggtcaatttgcaggttgagtcggttgtgaggaAGGCCGACTAACATTCATTCTGACAGAATGAGAACATAAAGCAAGGACGCATTTCCGAGGCTTTACAAAGAACtggcaaggcctcacttggagtattgggagcagttttcagccccatatctaagaaaggatgtgctgacattgaagtgggctcagtggaggttcacgaaaatgtttCCCGGATTGAAAGTCTTGTCatatgtggagcatttgatggctctgggcctctactcactggaattcagaagaatgagggagacctTATTGAAAACCTatcggatgttgaaaggcctcgacaggtgtggagaggatatttcctgtggtgggcgagtcaaagaccagaggacagagcctcagaatcgagtgatgtcctttcagaatggagatgaggaggaatttatttcccAAGGGAGTCGTAAAACAGTAAAGTTTGTTGTCTCAGgcaactgtgaaggccaagtgattgggCATATTTTAAAGATCGTTAGCTTCTTGAtgagtcagagcatgaagggatattggggctgtgagggaaaatggatcagccatgatgaaataacggAACAAACTCGGTGAGCCAAATGACCCagttctgctcctttatctcatGGTGCTATTCCAGATGAGGTAGTTTCCGTGTCTCTCCTGGGCTCTGACACCACACTGTTACAGCGAGGCTAGGTTCAAACTAGCTTGGGGGAAGAAGTCATCCTCTAACTGGGCACGGTGCCGGCATCTGGACTGGCCATCAATGTCTCTGACAGTCTTACTCTCCGTATAAAAATGGGACATTTCTGCCCGTCTGCAGCCGGCTCAGTCTGATTCTCTCCATTGGTGTTATTCACTGTTCTCTCTGAGCTGCGCGTGCGCACGGCTGCGTAGTGTCTGAAATACTCCCCTGTGTCGCGTTTGGTGCTGCGCTGATAGGATTTTCTTTCACACAATGTTAACTGAAAGTgccgtgcagttttcaggccgtgtaaaaaatTCCTGCTCAGACCAATGGTCATGTTCCACAGTGCTACAAACAGCCCGTGATATTACCTGTAGACTTTCCAATTACTCTGacccatcaccccccccccccaggtgatTGACGGTGGTGATCCCATCGAtagcaatgccaatgaatatgaggAGGAGACACTAGTTTTTCTCATTGTAGTGTCACATATTGTGGTCACGTGTTACTCAGGACAATGGTgtctgatatcattatgtacccagagagaatggtacaaaacatgttctcacgggtggAAATGTCTGGAACAAGAGGAGGTTCAACATAGGCGATTTTCTGAGGAACTAAAGGTGGTGGAAGGATTTTATGTTTCTTTCATACATGACTATAAAACTTTCACTGACTGGAATGTAAATTCTTCATCCGAGTTGAACTGGGAACTATATTGGTTTTCCGAGTTCAGAATCCTTGGAACCTTTCATCTGATTCTATCTGGTGCATACATGTATAAAAGTAATTATATATGcaatcttagtgtttgggcaatattCTCCCACATTTCCCCTCTTTATTGCTATACATTGCGATGGCGAATAACAACGTTTACTCCATTGGAAGAAATCAAATTTTATTATTACACTATCATTAATAGATAGCTTTACCTCGGCTGTGTTTGTAAACCCACCCGCTCCCAGTCCCTCCACCTGCACTTCGAAACACGTCGACAGACTGGCACAGAAGGCGCAGATAGTGTCAAGTATGGCTGCGTCTTTACCCAGAAGACCCCGCACTCTAGAGATCCTTCCAGGTCGGAGGAGGCGCGGCAGGTGAAGGAGTAAGTGCGGGGATTGGCTGATTGAAAAAGCTGGTCGTGAGCAGAGAGGAAAGCAGATCTTCCAGGTCGGAAGAGGCGCGGCAGGTGAAATTACTCAAATtatcagccaatataatcaaggtTTTCTCTCCGGGAGCGGCCTGTCGAGGGAAGGGCCTTGTGAGAAAAGTGAGAGTCACTGGCTCgagagtcttcggcgaggaggctgagggaggagacgacgccacagttggagagagggtgagaagtggtgaagaaatgaccgctaggctgattcagtgtgctgcctgcatgatgtgggaggtcagggacactgatagtgcctctggctcctacaactgtggaaaatgtgtccagattcagcttcggaaggaccgtgttgcagcactggagaggcaactggatgacctcagcTTCATCCGGGAAAACGAGAgatttctggacaggacctacagcgaGGTCGTTACACCGAGGAtaccggaagagagaaggggaatgacaatgagcaaggaaaggatgcttgaagtacaggag
Coding sequences:
- the LOC140185324 gene encoding probable G-protein coupled receptor 139, with product MVLKTPGMCCLNISFREIACSTVGTDHWTEKMPAMLERYQSVEKILYVFIAVIGVPVNLVAIVILSRGKCGLSTCTTRYLVAMAAADLLTIVTEVILYRINWYYFPWNFLSITPICSVIAVMRFTATHCSVWFTVTFTFDRFVAICRQKLKTKYCTEKTATVVLTTTGVLFCLKNIPRYFMFEPTEIIDNVSWFCTVMESYFTDPGWVGYDWLDIVLTPFIPFAVILLLNALTVRHILVARRVRKGLKGQSKWENSSDPEMESRRRSVVLLFTLSGNFILLWITIVVNFIYYQLSGKGFNFNDSECIFIFVGALLRNFSCCTNTFIYAVTQSKFSEQIIRAVKYPVTSVLHFINKDAS